cttgtctcacattggaaaattagaatggatgattggtacttatatacatggttgggcccaagactcaattgacttaaacttttgggtcaagttagtattcacccatatgtatcaaaCCTATCCATgagctcctccggtcctaacatgAAGTGGTGAGCACTCGGGAATGAATTTGATTCCTGCAGAACAGGCCCAATCTTACCCCACCCCCAAGGCCAAAACAACCCCAAACCAAAGTGGCCGTGGGGAAAAAAATGCTATGCAGCTCGCCCTAacccttctttttccttttcaatcCACCTTATTTTCATTAGATGGAGACTCTGAGTTCCAATTACTAACCTTCAACAAGTTAAATTTCCATACTTCTGAAAGCACTTGAGTAAAACTACTATACAAACCAGCGTTTTAGAAGGCGCGTCttaaggcgaaacactaggtaaAAGCCTCAAGGATCAATTTGAAAGGAGAGATTTCCCAAAGGCACGCACAATCCAGTTCAAGGTGCATGTCTTGTTGTGAAAGGCGTGCAATATTTTACGTCTTTCTCCAAGGCAGAAGCATTTCAGGATCAGCACTATTACtgtttcttttttcaattttataaaaCACAACTTCATTCTTAAATGGTGGAGCCCTTTAATGGTATATGATATTAAGAGAAAATACAACAGAGCATAAACTTCAATCTTATATTCCTCTTCTTTTCTCAAGCAAATAAAATTCCTATATAATATTGAATTAGTATTCATCAAACTATTACTTCCAAAGTTTTAGTTTCATATCAACCTAGGTAACAAGATCAGGCATGTGAATAAAATCTCCAGCTGTGTGAGAAAAAGCAAACTCTAAGTTTTATGATAGAACAACAGAATGCACAATCTCTGGGCAAATCCTTGGTTTCTACTTGCATTTGAGGCATCATCTGCTCAAAAACATCAGACCATCTCTgaaattgagattttttttttttttacaaaaaaggAGGCAGCCTATACCAATCGCATAATTAATTAGAACAAAATCATTTAAAACTTTTACAGTTTTAgttctaagaatttttcttttataggCCTTTAAGACTCCCTCTAAAACTTGGAGAacatcaagaaaataaaaaaaaatgtaaaagaaATTCCCTTTTTTTAGTTTTGGTTTCAAGAAATTAGAAGGAAATAAAACAAATAGCAAATCAAATAAGATTTTAATTCTACACATTACCCactttgatttttcttaatatttGTCATATTataatgcatttttatttttaatggtaTATGATATAGAGAGAAAACACAACAAAGCATAAATTTcgttcttatttttcttttcttttctcaagcaaaatatttaaTCCAAATGGAGCCTGAGCCTCATTATCCAATTTTTTGCATCCTTCGAGTTTAGGAGTTAGTGAGCTAGTTTTGACCTTTAAAACAGCTGCATGTATAAACTTGGGGTCTGATGTCTTATTGAATAGATTTCTTCATTCATCTGGTAGAAGAACAATAGATGGGCAGTATATTCATGGGGAAACTAAGAGTTGTATCATATAAGAAAATAACATTATACATAACTAAATGCAGCAGCTACAAATAATTGTAGCTATAGATAATATCGAAAATGTGACAATCCTATAATATTACCATAGGTACACACACAGAATTAATCATGGATCATCCAAGACAACGAGTCTCTGTAGGCTTTTTTCCTATTCTACCAGCACAAAATCACACAGAAGAATCATTAAGGGTTTCATTAGCATTAACTATTGTTCTTCTTGCCTCACAGTCATCAAGGTAATTCTGGTAGATATAAGATGCAAATCCCCAGAGGGCCAGAAGCATAGCGATCACCTTCACACCGTTCATTTGGTCATGGAAAACTATGAGAGAAGCAATAGGAACAAGAGCCAAAGCCACGGTACTAATAACATTTGAGAAGAGAGAAGAAACAGTAAAAATTAAGCCAACTACACCAACAGAACAGATCTGCCAAGCCACAGCCGTCCAAACCAAAGTCATCACATAAGAAACACTTCCCTTACCAAAACTCACCATTTCTCCACTCAGTGTCTTCCATTCCCCGCTTGCAAAAAGCCCCACAACAGAAGCAcaagtggctacaactgatgtATAAATCTGCATTTCCAAAACCACAGAAAACGTTTCCTTTTTCAGAACCTTCTGGAAGGTAAGCTGCATGACGGAAAGCAAAAGAGAGTACATTGCAGAAGCACCAAGGGTACAAATAAACCCAATGGCATACTTCAACTTAGAGGCTCCAGATGGTTCACCAGAATCATCATTTACGGCAATTAGAGAAGCAGACAATGAGAGAAGCACCACGGAATTAAGTATCAAAGAAGTGAACATTTGCTTATTAATGAAGAAAGAGAAAACCGCATTAAATGCCAATTGGGTAGCACAAACAAGAGAATAAGTAGAAGCAGAGAGGTACAACAATCCAACTGAATATAGCATGTTGTCAGCAGCTATAAGCACTCCAAGTAGGAAATAGATTATTGTGAGAGTGACAATAGAAGGTGAGGCAGAAATAGTAGAAGGCTCATGGGAGGGAGACAGACGAAAAAGTGGGATGAAAAGAATGGGGAAAGCAGCAGTTTGTACCAGGGTGGACATCCATTTACTATTGCCACCCTGATCATAATAGAATCTCCCTAGAAGGACAGCAGCAGATTGGCCAGCAATGAGGAAGAAAATGTTGAGTGCCACTAAAACCCACCATTGCCAGCGCTTGAGCCCTGCCAATGGTAACTTGCTAGTCATTTCTCCACCTTTGACTAGGATTGGTTCTTGAATATCTGTACATAAACACAATTCAAGTTTGGCATCAGTGTCgtaaaaggtaaaaaaaaaaaaaaaggctttgtCATTCATACTATTGGAAATCAAAGATGGAAAAAGTAACCCCCAAAAAAACTACATGAAAATCATGGTTTACAATCTAAAAATCAATCAATTTATGCAATGTAGCAACATTAATACAGATACACTGCAACTTAAGTTCCCTGATGCATGGGTTACACATTCTAGTTTACTTTTCCGGACAAAGAATACATGGCGAGTGAACTGCTAAATATGGAAGTAATGCTTAGTCAAATTGGGTTCAGCAAATACCTGTATTTGAACGGGTTCAATGGATACCTGGATATGTACCCAAGGCCTATAAAGAACAAGTACAGAATTACTTATGATATGATTGTTTATAAGGAGAAGGTAGAACTGACAAGATAAGAAACCTTGTAAC
This region of Malania oleifera isolate guangnan ecotype guangnan chromosome 10, ASM2987363v1, whole genome shotgun sequence genomic DNA includes:
- the LOC131166175 gene encoding probable purine permease 11 isoform X2, giving the protein MTSKLPLAGLKRWQWWVLVALNIFFLIAGQSAAVLLGRFYYDQGGNSKWMSTLVQTAAFPILFIPLFRLSPSHEPSTISASPSIVTLTIIYFLLGVLIAADNMLYSVGLLYLSASTYSLVCATQLAFNAVFSFFINKQMFTSLILNSVVLLSLSASLIAVNDDSGEPSGASKLKYAIGFICTLGASAMYSLLLSVMQLTFQKVLKKETFSVVLEMQIYTSVVATCASVVGLFASGEWKTLSGEMVSFGKGSVSYVMTLVWTAVAWQICSVGVVGLIFTVSSLFSNVISTVALALVPIASLIVFHDQMNGVKVIAMLLALWGFASYIYQNYLDDCEARRTIVNANETLNDSSV
- the LOC131166175 gene encoding probable purine permease 11 isoform X1, with amino-acid sequence MNDKAFFFFFTFYDTDAKLELCLCTDIQEPILVKGGEMTSKLPLAGLKRWQWWVLVALNIFFLIAGQSAAVLLGRFYYDQGGNSKWMSTLVQTAAFPILFIPLFRLSPSHEPSTISASPSIVTLTIIYFLLGVLIAADNMLYSVGLLYLSASTYSLVCATQLAFNAVFSFFINKQMFTSLILNSVVLLSLSASLIAVNDDSGEPSGASKLKYAIGFICTLGASAMYSLLLSVMQLTFQKVLKKETFSVVLEMQIYTSVVATCASVVGLFASGEWKTLSGEMVSFGKGSVSYVMTLVWTAVAWQICSVGVVGLIFTVSSLFSNVISTVALALVPIASLIVFHDQMNGVKVIAMLLALWGFASYIYQNYLDDCEARRTIVNANETLNDSSV